In Halictus rubicundus isolate RS-2024b unplaced genomic scaffold, iyHalRubi1_principal scaffold0028, whole genome shotgun sequence, the genomic window TCCTGTTCCgcctacatcctatccacttcaattggtgaccccgacgtgatcgcgaCGCGAAGATACCGTATTAGTGCGCGAGTGTGTTAGTGCGATACATAAACCCAAGCTTGACTTTTGTTACACACGATGGCGACCGACAGTGTCAACGAGCGTGTGGCGGTGCGCGTTCCGGAATTCGACCCACAGGACCCCGAGTTGTGGTTCTGTATCGTGGAACGGATTTTTGCCGCGTCTGGAATCGTGGCTGAGGtggcaaaaattaattacgtgACGAGTGCACTTGGCCCGCGATGCAGGGCGGAGGTCCGCGACGTATTGCTGGCCCCGTATGCGGCGGGCGCGTACGACACACTCAAAAGCGAATTAATCCGCCGATTGAGCATCTCTCAGGAGCAAAAGACGCAACAACTCCTGGAGCGGGAAGAGCTCGGAGATCGGAAGCCGTCGCAATTTTTACGGCACCTGCGTAGCCTCGGAGGCAGTTGCCTCACGGAAACGCTCCTGCGGACCCTGTGGCTTGGCCGCCTACCCGCAAGCACACAGGCCATCCTGGCAACCCAGAAAGAGACCCCGCTAGACAAGGTTGCCGAATTGGCGGATGCCATCCTGGAAACACACCCCAGCCGCCCAGCCATCGCCGAAGCAACGTACT contains:
- the LOC143363243 gene encoding uncharacterized protein LOC143363243, which translates into the protein MATDSVNERVAVRVPEFDPQDPELWFCIVERIFAASGIVAEVAKINYVTSALGPRCRAEVRDVLLAPYAAGAYDTLKSELIRRLSISQEQKTQQLLEREELGDRKPSQFLRHLRSLGGSCLTETLLRTLWLGRLPASTQAILATQKETPLDKVAELADAILETHPSRPAIAEATYSGPAATSTQAAVSPLPAEALSERMMRLLISLQEKTEEMQQQIAEIRSSRNQPTRRYYDHRRPRSSSRGRSPRRQHAPNGVCWYHTTYGANAQRCSEPCSFQGNARGSR